From a single Phocoena sinus isolate mPhoSin1 chromosome 1, mPhoSin1.pri, whole genome shotgun sequence genomic region:
- the CNR2 gene encoding cannabinoid receptor 2 produces MEICWKIQAANGSTDGLDFNPMKDYMILSSSQKIAIAVLCTSLGILSALENLVVLYLILSSHRLRRKPSYLFIGSLAGADFLASVVFAFNFVNFHVFHGVDSKAVFLLKIGSVTMTFTASVGSLLLTAIDRYLCLRYPPTYKALLTRGRALVTLGIMWVLSALVSSLPLMGWTCCPRPCSELFPLIPNDYLLGWLLFIAVLFSGIIYTYAHVLWKARQHVASLAEHRDRQVLGMARMRLDVWLAKTLGVLLAVLFICWVPVLTLMVYSLATTLSKQVKKVFAFCSLLCLVNSMVNPIIYALRSGEIRSSAHHRLAHWKKCLRGLGPEGKEEFPRSSVTETEADVKITPGPDSRELYCSNH; encoded by the coding sequence ATGGAGATATGCTGGAAGATACAGGCAGCCAATGGCTCCACTGATGGCTTGGATTTCAACCCCATGAAGGATTACATGATCCTGAGCAGTTCCCAAAAGATAGCTATCGCGGTGCTGTGCACCTCTCTGGGCATACTAAGCGCCCTGGAGAATCTGGTGGTGCTCTACCTGATCCTGTCCTCACACCGGCTCCGCAGGAAGCCCTCGTACCTGTTCATTGGCAGCTTGGCTGGGGCTGACTTTCTGGCCAGTGTGGTCTTTGCCTTCAACTTTGTAAATTTCCACGTCTTCCATGGCGTTGATTCCAAAGCTGTCTTCCTGCTGAAGATTGGCAGCGTGACTATGACCTTCACGGCCTCTGTAGGCAGCCTGCTGCTGACTGCCATAGACCGCTACCTCTGTCTGCGCTACCCACCTACATACAAAGCCCTACTCACCCGTGGGAGGGCACTGGTGACCCTGGGCATCATGTGGGTCCTCTCAGCATTGgtttcctctctgcctctcatGGGATGGACTTGCTGTCCCAGGCCCTGCTCTGAGCTTTTCCCCCTGATTCCCAATGACTATCTGCTGGGCTGGCTCCTGTTCATTGCTGTCCTCTTCTCTGGCATTATCTATACCTACGCACATGTCCTCTGGAAGGCCCGTCAGCACGTAGCCAGCTTGGCTGAGCACCGGGACAGGCAAGTGCTCGGAATGGCCCGGATGAGGCTGGATGTGTGGTTGGCCAAGACCTTGGGGGTGCTGCTGGCTGTGCTCTTCATATGCTGGGTCCCGGTACTGACCCTCATGGTCTACAGCCTGGCCACCACTCTAAGCAAACAGGTCAAGAAGGTCTTTGCCTTCTGCTCCTTGCTCTGCCTTGTCAACTCCATGGTCAACCCCATCATCTACGCCCTGCGGAGTGGGGAGATCCGCTCCTCTGCCCACCACCGCTTGGCCCACTGGAAGAAGTGCCTGAGGGGCCTCGGgcctgaaggaaaagaagagttCCCGAGGTCCTCAGTCACTGAGACAGAGGCTGATGTGaaaatcaccccagggccagatTCCAGAGAGCTGTACTGCTCTAATCACTAA